A stretch of Castanea sativa cultivar Marrone di Chiusa Pesio chromosome 2, ASM4071231v1 DNA encodes these proteins:
- the LOC142625406 gene encoding cyclic nucleotide-gated ion channel 17-like, with the protein MQMVIWFIIPATRRSQLDHKNNALALIVLLQYVPRLYLIFPLSSQIIKATGVVTKTAWAGAAYNLLLYMLASHVLGAAWYLLSIDRYSSCWKKYCKEESSSTSCRLNYFDCGNLIDRKTWESTTNVFKNCNADEDNEFNYGLFQNAVTKNVLFSNFIEKYFYCLWWGLQNLSSYGQNLSTSTFIGETSFAILIAILGLVYLPI; encoded by the exons ATGCAGATGGTGATCTGGTTTATTATACCAGCAACAAGAAGGTCCCAACTTGATCATAAGAACAATGCCCTTGCACTAATTGTTCTGCTTCAATATGTTCCAAGATTATATCTGATTTTTCCATTAAGTTCGCAAATAATCAAAGCAACCGGAGTGGTCACTAAGACTGCCTGGGCAGGGGCTGCATATAATCTGCTGTTGTACATGTTGGCTAGCCAT GTTTTAGGGGCAGCATGGTATTTGCTATCGATTGACCGGTATTCCTCATGCTGGAAAAAGTATTGTAAAGAGGAATCTAGTTCTACAAGTTGCAGGCTGAATTATTTTGATTGTGGTAACCTTATTGATCGCAAGACATGGGAAAGTACTACAAATGTGTTTAAGAACTGTAATGCGGATGAGGATAATGAGTTCAACTATGGCTTATTTCAAAATGCAGTGACAAAAAATGTTCTTTTCTCAAATTTCATTGAAAAGTATTTCTATTGTTTATGGTGGGGCTTACAGAATCTAAG TTCATATGGGCAGAATTTGTCCACAAGCACTTTTATTGGAGAGACATCATTTGCTATTCTTATTGCCATCCTGGGTCTTGTATATTTGCCCATTTGA
- the LOC142624495 gene encoding putative disease resistance protein At5g66900 — translation MIRLEETLVEVCAVLHDTFKKVENKALLKRLGSRLGSRLDRLLPSVIDDIKRLNLPKKNTKCSIEDVKKGENLVRKCSKSRRWCCFKVCCPIELCESDEDIARSCEDDTEANSTRNHGTEISINLNIVQEQEDSNWDRPRAFCAVRRPPIFTVGFDMPMKELKTLLLKDEVHHLLLTAPAGSGKTTLVQMLCQDEKIKGMFANNILFVNVSKTPNVKVIVQNLFSYKGYQPKYQIQSEEDAICQLPQMLSHIGPNPILLILDDVWLGSEFLFEKFKFNIPNYKILVTSRTAFPRFKHTYNLKQLNDVDAMTLFCHSAFLQDESSYIPEEDIKKIVRGCGGFPLVLKIIGGSLCGQHAVVWHSRLLKWSDGHFFFNSDTELLPHLQKSLEFPDDKIIIKECFLDLGSFYAEQRISAANLIDMWAELYELDEDGIHAIANLQELTIRNLANLEMTRKDASEVKSYYNEDFVTQHNILRELALHQSSQEPMGQRKRLIMNISGTNLPKWWMEQKQQPINARLLSISTDESFLGSWCNIQAPKVEVLVLNFQTKNYTLPEFVEKANELKVLIVSNRGFFHAEIKNFQLLWSLPNLKRIRLEKISISSLCKTLVPLKSLRKISLFMCNIGIAFENCTIQGSYALPNLKEINIDYCNDLVELPVGLCDIVHLKKLCITNCHKLFILPKGIGMLVNLEVLRIRSCTDLSELPESIRSLHKLSILDISNCLSISKLPIYIGELCNLKVLNMKGCLRLCNPLPESTIDLKQLMIVVCDEERAKLWEPIKDVLTKLKIEVAKKDINLNWLLK, via the exons ATGATTAGACTTGAGGAAACACTTGTAGAGGTCTGTGCGGTGTTACATGACACATTTAAGAAAGTGGAAAACAAAGCCCTTCTTAAACGCCTCGGATCCAGGCTAGGATCCAGGCTAGATCGTTTATTGCCTTCGGTCATAGATGATATAAAGCGATTAAATCTcccaaaaaagaatacaaagtgCTCCATCGAAGACGTGAAAAAGGGTGAGAATCTAGTTCGCAAGTGCTCGAAAAGCCGGCGGTGGTGCTGTTTTAAAGTCTGTTGCCCCATCGAACTTTGCGAGTCGGACGAGGACATCGCAAGGTCCTGTGAGGATGATACGGAAGCAAATAGCACAAGGAATCATGGGACCGAGATTTCGATAAACTTGAATATTGTTCAAGAACAAGAGGATTCGAACTGGGATAGACCAAGGGCATTTTGTGCGGTTCGTAGACCCCCGATTTTTACAGTGGGGTTTGATATGCCAATGAAGGAGTTGAAGACACTGCTGTTGAAGGATGAGGTGCATCACCTTCTATTGACTGCTCCTGCTGGAAGTGGGAAGACCACATTGGTCCAAATGCTCTGTCAGGATGAGAAAATTAAAG GCATGTTTGCGAACAATATTCTCTTTGTCAACGTTTCTAAAACTCCCAATGTGAAGGTCATTGTACAAAACCTATTTAGTTATAAGGGTTATCAGCCTAAGTATCAAATTCAAAGTGAAGAAGATGCAATCTGCCAGCTACCACAAATGTTGAGTCATATTGGACCGAATCCTATATTGTTGATACTGGATGATGTCTGGCTTGGATCAGAATTCCTTTTCGAAAAGTTTAAGTTTAATATTCCAAACTACAAGATTTTGGTTACTTCAAGAACTGCATTTCCAAGATTTAAACATACATATAACTTGAAACAACTAAATGACGTGGATGCAATGACTCTTTTTTGTCACTCAGCATTCCTACAAGATGAGAGCTCTTATATTCCAGAAGAAGATATCAAAAAG ATAGTAAGAGGTTGTGGAGGGTTTCCATTGGTCCTTAAAATAATTGGTGGCTCACTGTGTGGGCAACATGCAGTGGTATGGCACAGTAGACTTTTGAAATGGTCTgatggtcatttttttttcaattctgatACTGAGTTGCTTCCTCATCTTCAAAAAAGCCTAGAATTTCCAGATGACAAGATCATTATCAAAGAGTGCTTCTTGGACCTTGGTTCATTTTATGCAGAACAAAGGATCTCTGCTGCTAACCTTATTGATATGTGGGCAGAATTATATGAACTAGATGAAGATGGCATCCATGCGATTGCCAATTTGCAAGAACTCACCATTCGAAATCTGGCTAACCTTGAGATGACGAG GAAAGATGCAAGTGAGGTCAAGAGCTATTACAATGAAGACTTTGTCACACAACATAATATTCTTAGAGAGCTTGCTCTGCATCAAAGTAGCCAGGAGCCTATGGGACAAAGGAAAAGACTGATTATGAACATAAGTGGAACCAATTTACCAAAGTGGTGGATGGAACAGAAACAACAACCCATCAATGCACGCTTATTATCCATCTCAACTG ATGAATCATTCTTGGGGAGTTGGTGCAACATTCAAGCACCTAAAGTTGAGGTTTTAGTTCTAAATTTTCAGACAAAGAATTACACCTTACCTGAATTTGTGGAGAAAGCAAATGAACTCAAGGTTTTGATAGTCAGTAATCGTGGTTTCTTTCAtgctgaaataaaaaattttcaactgCTCTGGTCTCTACCCAATTTAAAGAGAATTAGGTTGGAGAAGATTTCAATTTCTTCCCTTTGCAAGACCCTTGTACCGTTGAagagtttaagaaaaatatcgTTATTTATGTGCAATATTGGTATTGCTTTTGAGAATTGTACCATCCAGGGTTCATATGCATTGCCAAATCTAAAAGAGATAAACATTGACTATTGCAATGATCTAGTAGAACTACCTGTTGGGTTGTGTGACATTGTCCACCTAAAAAAACTCTGCATCACCAACTGTCATAAGTTGTTTATACTGCCTAAAGGTATTGGAATGCTGGTGAATTTAGAAGTACTAAGGATTAGGTCTTGTACTGATTTGTCAGAGTTGCCAGAGTCAATTAGAAGCCTCCATAAGTTAAGCATTCTTGACATATCTAATTGCCTAAGCATTAGCAAGTTGCCAATATACATTGGTGAGTTGTGTAATTTAAAAGTGCTTAACATGAAAGGGTGCTTGAGATTATGTAATCCATTGCCGGAATCAACAATAGATCTTAAGCAATTAATGATTGTGGTATGTGACGAAGAGAGGGCCAAGTTATGGGAGCCTATCAAGGATGTCCTCACCAAGCTTAAGATTGAGGTGGCTAAGAAAGATATCAACTTGAATTGGCTTCTCAAGTAG